A section of the Acidobacterium capsulatum ATCC 51196 genome encodes:
- a CDS encoding response regulator transcription factor yields the protein MRILVVEDEERLAGNIAAAMREGPGWAVDLAHSGLAGRDLCLQTEYDLVLLDLMLPGLDGLGVLRDMRGKGIATPVLVLTAVAEKASVIELLNAGADDYLAKPFDLGELLARAKALIRRGKGVSHPVINIGALVLDTVEKSVTCHGIPIELSPTEYRVLEFLGHRPRSVVSKQTLLEHLYDYNWEHHSNVIEAHISNLRRKLNQQEGDAWIETLRGRGYRLVAHNQITSE from the coding sequence ATGCGGATACTCGTCGTCGAAGATGAAGAACGTCTGGCCGGCAACATCGCCGCCGCCATGCGCGAGGGCCCGGGATGGGCCGTCGATCTGGCTCATTCCGGCCTCGCCGGCCGCGACCTCTGCCTGCAGACCGAATACGACCTGGTCCTTCTCGACCTCATGCTTCCGGGGCTCGATGGCCTCGGCGTGCTGCGCGACATGCGCGGCAAAGGCATTGCCACGCCGGTCCTGGTGCTGACGGCCGTCGCGGAAAAGGCCTCTGTCATTGAACTGCTCAACGCTGGCGCCGACGATTACCTCGCCAAGCCTTTTGACCTCGGGGAGTTGCTCGCTCGCGCCAAAGCCCTCATCCGCCGCGGCAAGGGCGTCAGCCATCCAGTCATCAACATCGGTGCGCTCGTGCTCGATACCGTGGAGAAGTCCGTAACCTGCCACGGAATTCCCATTGAACTCTCGCCGACTGAATACCGGGTGCTCGAGTTTCTCGGCCATCGTCCCCGCTCCGTGGTCTCAAAGCAGACGCTGCTCGAGCATCTCTACGACTACAACTGGGAGCATCACTCCAACGTCATCGAAGCCCACATCTCTAACCTGCGCCGCAAGCTCAACCAGCAGGAGGGCGATGCCTGGATCGAAACGCTGCGAGGCCGTGGCTACCGGCTTGTAGCCCACAACCAGATCACTTCGGAATGA
- a CDS encoding protein kinase domain-containing protein, with product MAESRPSEETLASRIASHRLTHETALRIASQLGNELAAAHAAGRVHGWLSAESILLESPEGQLRVRILHFPGNAPASSSEILSTVAQAHPAAPSGDIHAFGQILAQMREALREAGEPLPDWDEAIERCLATDPEQRFASISQLMRAVDLPMSEETSPVIAIERPPVGMRQWGPFQLLQRLGQGAFGEVYRAWDPVLEREVALKLLLPRGLNPEQQLAEVVAEARAMARVRHANIVPVYGVDRHEGRVGFWSDFVRGRTLSRIVESTGPMPPDEAAKVTHALCDALTAVHDAGLLHRDIKASNTMRDDNGRILLMDFGLSQDLQYAAGYAGTPTYMSPEILNGAAPTVQSDLYAMGVLLLYLCTGAYPLSSESKAAAELRPIPAPVKKVIDQATAKAPGDRYRSARQFSEALTEAIAALHAPATSATSPRRSRRMTWLTAAALLAIAAVALYPVLHRRAQAKAAGTTPAAYQDYQNAESLLHRYDQPGNTQKAIALYQKTLQRSPNFPLAEAGLAQAYWRMYLDTSDQQWAAKASGAANQAAQMNADLADVQRTLGTIHVAQGQYDLGMQELLQARQDAPRSAGVYGALGEAYRQQGQTQQAVKAYNMAMTLAPNDWRWPYLLGAMQIDNGNYKDAEVNLKAALAITPKNSRVLYDLGLVYQKQNGLKDAENAFRQSQQLAPSEITASALASVLLEEGSTNQAVQLYAHIVQQHPKDWDAWGNYASALQWNKGDPATIRKTFQTAVDLARQQLKITPDDPYLVSVLAEYYADLQQPEQSLPLLRKSLVLAPNDPDLLERDAESYEAMHDRTQALQLLDRALQLGFSAKYVKTNPELEALRHDPRAPQAIRN from the coding sequence ATGGCGGAATCCAGGCCCTCCGAAGAGACGCTGGCCAGCCGCATCGCATCCCACCGCCTCACGCATGAGACGGCTCTTCGCATCGCCAGCCAGCTCGGCAACGAGTTGGCCGCCGCGCATGCAGCCGGGCGTGTTCATGGCTGGCTGAGTGCCGAGTCCATTCTTCTGGAATCCCCGGAAGGCCAGCTCCGTGTGCGCATCCTGCACTTCCCTGGCAATGCTCCGGCCTCTTCCAGCGAAATCCTCAGCACCGTCGCGCAAGCGCATCCCGCCGCCCCCTCTGGAGACATTCACGCCTTCGGCCAGATCCTGGCCCAGATGCGCGAGGCCTTGCGCGAAGCCGGCGAACCACTGCCGGACTGGGACGAAGCCATCGAACGCTGCCTCGCCACTGATCCTGAGCAGCGCTTCGCCTCAATCTCCCAGCTCATGCGCGCCGTCGATCTGCCCATGAGCGAAGAAACCTCGCCCGTCATCGCCATCGAGCGCCCGCCGGTAGGCATGCGCCAATGGGGGCCATTTCAACTTCTGCAGCGGCTCGGCCAGGGAGCCTTCGGCGAGGTTTACCGCGCCTGGGACCCCGTACTCGAACGCGAAGTCGCCCTCAAGCTGCTGCTGCCGCGCGGCCTCAATCCCGAGCAGCAACTGGCTGAGGTGGTCGCCGAGGCCCGCGCCATGGCTCGCGTGCGCCATGCCAACATCGTCCCCGTCTATGGCGTCGATCGCCACGAAGGGCGCGTCGGCTTCTGGAGTGACTTTGTCCGAGGCCGCACCCTGAGCCGCATTGTCGAGTCCACTGGCCCCATGCCCCCCGACGAAGCGGCAAAAGTCACGCACGCACTCTGCGACGCGCTCACCGCCGTGCATGATGCGGGGCTGCTACACCGCGACATCAAGGCCAGCAACACCATGCGCGATGACAATGGCCGCATTCTGCTCATGGACTTTGGCCTCAGCCAGGACCTGCAGTACGCCGCCGGCTACGCGGGCACGCCCACTTATATGTCGCCGGAGATTCTCAACGGCGCGGCCCCGACGGTGCAGAGCGACCTCTACGCCATGGGCGTGCTGCTGCTCTATCTCTGCACCGGCGCTTACCCGCTCAGCAGCGAAAGCAAAGCGGCGGCGGAGTTGCGCCCCATCCCGGCGCCGGTCAAAAAAGTCATCGATCAGGCGACCGCCAAAGCTCCCGGGGATCGCTACCGCAGTGCCCGCCAGTTCAGCGAGGCGCTTACCGAGGCCATCGCCGCGCTGCACGCGCCCGCGACTTCGGCGACGTCTCCCCGGCGTTCCCGCCGAATGACATGGCTAACAGCGGCCGCCTTGCTGGCTATCGCCGCCGTGGCGCTCTACCCTGTGCTGCACCGGCGCGCCCAGGCCAAAGCCGCCGGCACCACCCCGGCCGCCTACCAGGACTACCAGAACGCAGAAAGCCTCCTGCACCGCTACGATCAGCCCGGCAACACGCAAAAAGCGATTGCGCTTTATCAAAAAACGCTGCAGCGCTCGCCCAACTTTCCGCTGGCGGAGGCAGGCCTCGCCCAGGCTTACTGGCGCATGTATCTCGACACCTCAGATCAGCAGTGGGCCGCCAAGGCCAGCGGCGCGGCCAATCAGGCCGCACAGATGAACGCCGATCTGGCCGACGTGCAGAGAACCCTCGGCACCATTCACGTGGCGCAGGGGCAGTATGACCTCGGCATGCAGGAGCTTTTGCAGGCCCGGCAGGATGCCCCCAGAAGCGCCGGCGTCTACGGAGCGCTGGGGGAGGCCTACCGGCAGCAGGGTCAGACGCAACAGGCAGTCAAGGCCTACAACATGGCCATGACGCTCGCCCCGAATGACTGGCGCTGGCCCTATCTGCTGGGCGCCATGCAGATCGACAACGGCAACTACAAAGACGCCGAAGTCAACCTCAAAGCCGCGCTCGCGATCACGCCGAAAAACTCCCGCGTTCTCTATGACCTTGGACTTGTATACCAAAAGCAGAATGGTCTGAAGGATGCGGAGAACGCTTTCCGTCAGTCGCAACAGCTTGCCCCTTCAGAGATCACGGCCAGTGCGTTGGCCAGTGTCCTGCTGGAAGAAGGCAGCACCAATCAGGCGGTGCAGCTTTACGCACATATCGTCCAGCAGCATCCCAAGGATTGGGATGCCTGGGGCAATTACGCCTCGGCGCTCCAGTGGAACAAGGGCGATCCTGCCACGATTCGCAAAACCTTTCAAACGGCCGTGGACCTGGCTCGGCAACAGCTCAAAATCACACCTGATGATCCCTATTTAGTTTCCGTTCTGGCGGAGTATTATGCAGACCTGCAGCAACCAGAACAGTCCCTGCCATTGCTCCGCAAGTCTTTGGTACTGGCACCGAACGATCCCGACCTTTTGGAACGCGACGCGGAATCATACGAAGCCATGCATGATCGCACGCAGGCCCTTCAGCTTCTCGATAGAGCTTTGCAATTGGGTTTCTCAGCGAAGTATGTTAAAACGAATCCGGAATTAGAGGCCCTGCGCCACGATCCAAGGGCTCCGCAAGCGATCCGGAACTAG
- the nifJ gene encoding pyruvate:ferredoxin (flavodoxin) oxidoreductase, producing the protein MSRQPGKPVIADGNEAAASVAYRFSEVIAIYPITPSSPMAELADQWREEGRKNLWGAQPVIAELQSEGGAAGAMHGALQAGAFATTFTASQGLLLMIPNMYKIAGELTPSVMHVTARSIATHALSIFGDHSDVMACRATGYAMLASNSVQEAADLAAVAHVSTLESRIPFLHFFDGFRTSHEINKITAIPDEVLDALVDDKAVQAQRARALSPDHPVLRGSAQNPDVFFQAREACNPFYLACPAIVQDAMDRFARETGRQYHLFDYYGAPDAERILILMGSAAGAAEEAIDALNATGEKVGMIKVRLYRPFAPEAFLAALPETVRKIAVLDRTKEPGATGEPLYQDVVTVVAEAFATDGLPMRDFPVIVGGRYGLSSKEFTPAMVKGIFDELDKPYPQNHFTIGIDDDVTHTSLAWYPAFSTENPRTVRALFYGLGSDGTVGANKNSIKIIGSETDHYVQGYFVYDSKKSGSLTTSHLRFGPDPIRSTYLISRANFIACHQFEFLEKVNVLEAAEDGATFLLNSPWGPEEVWQHLPRTMQQTILNRHLRLFVIDGYTVARNVGMGNRINTVMQTCFFAISGVLPREEAIAQIKKAIRKTYSKRGEAVVEQNFAAVDAALAHLHEVTIPEAVSAGFDILPVISDVAPAFVHHVLGAIAGGHGDSLPVSALPPGGTFPTATAKWEKRNIAQFIPVWDEELCIQCGKCVLVCPHAVIRAKVYDSALAADAPATFKHATPKWRGMDNQLYSLQVAPEDCTGCTLCVEVCPAKSKADPSHKALNMQPQQPLRAAERENWDFFEHLPAVQRNRVSHTLIKDVQLLEPLFEFSGACAGCGETPYIKLLTQLFGDRLLIANATGCSSIYGGNLPTTPYCQDEEGRGPAWANSLFEDNAEFGLGMRLALDQQKSYAEALLARLAPSLDAPLVQSILTADQSGEDGIAAQRARIAELKQKLAALDTPDAHHLIAVADTLARKSVWIIGGDGWAYDIGFGGLDHVLGSGQNVKVLVLDTEVYSNTGGQMSKSTPRAAVAKFAAGGKATSKKDLAMEAVAYGSVYVARVALGANDTHTLKAFQEAEAWDGPAILIAYSHCIAHGYDMAQGLSHQKAAVETGYWPLMRYNPALRQQGKNPFLLDSRAPSLPLKDFIYNETRYTMLLRAHPDLAEKLLQEATDDVERTWRVYAGRAAMPGREATPHISPAAGEVSKADEKAAMAATAKASN; encoded by the coding sequence ATGAGCCGCCAACCCGGAAAGCCGGTCATCGCAGATGGCAACGAAGCCGCCGCGTCTGTTGCCTATCGATTCTCAGAAGTCATCGCCATCTATCCCATCACGCCTTCGTCCCCCATGGCCGAGCTTGCCGACCAGTGGCGCGAAGAGGGCCGCAAAAATCTCTGGGGCGCGCAGCCCGTGATCGCCGAGTTGCAAAGCGAAGGCGGCGCGGCCGGAGCCATGCACGGCGCGCTGCAGGCCGGGGCATTTGCCACCACCTTCACTGCCTCGCAGGGCCTTCTGCTCATGATTCCCAACATGTACAAGATCGCCGGCGAGCTAACCCCTTCGGTCATGCACGTCACCGCGCGCTCCATCGCGACGCATGCGCTCTCCATCTTTGGCGACCACTCCGACGTGATGGCCTGCCGCGCCACGGGCTACGCCATGCTCGCGTCGAACAGCGTGCAGGAGGCAGCCGACCTCGCCGCCGTAGCGCATGTCTCCACGCTCGAGTCGCGCATCCCTTTCCTGCACTTCTTTGACGGCTTCCGTACATCGCATGAGATCAACAAGATCACGGCCATTCCTGACGAAGTGCTCGACGCCCTCGTCGATGACAAAGCGGTGCAGGCGCAGCGGGCACGCGCCCTTTCGCCGGACCATCCCGTGCTGCGTGGCTCCGCGCAAAATCCTGATGTCTTCTTTCAGGCCCGCGAAGCCTGCAACCCTTTTTATCTGGCCTGCCCTGCCATCGTGCAGGACGCCATGGATCGCTTCGCCCGCGAAACCGGGCGCCAGTACCACCTCTTCGACTATTACGGAGCGCCCGATGCCGAGCGCATCCTCATCCTGATGGGCTCGGCCGCCGGCGCTGCCGAAGAAGCCATCGACGCGCTCAACGCCACCGGCGAAAAGGTCGGGATGATCAAGGTCCGCCTCTATCGCCCCTTCGCGCCCGAGGCCTTCCTGGCCGCGCTGCCCGAGACCGTGCGCAAAATTGCCGTGCTCGACCGCACCAAGGAGCCCGGCGCTACCGGCGAACCGCTGTATCAGGATGTTGTGACCGTCGTCGCCGAAGCCTTTGCCACTGACGGCCTGCCTATGCGCGACTTTCCTGTCATCGTTGGCGGCCGCTATGGATTGTCTTCCAAAGAATTCACCCCCGCCATGGTGAAAGGCATCTTTGACGAGCTCGACAAGCCCTATCCGCAAAACCACTTCACCATCGGCATTGACGATGATGTCACGCACACCAGCCTCGCGTGGTACCCGGCCTTTTCTACCGAAAACCCGCGCACTGTGCGCGCGCTCTTCTACGGTCTCGGCTCTGACGGCACCGTGGGCGCAAACAAAAACTCCATCAAGATCATCGGCTCTGAGACGGACCACTACGTGCAGGGCTACTTCGTCTACGACTCGAAAAAGTCCGGTTCTCTGACCACCTCGCATCTGCGTTTCGGTCCCGATCCCATCCGCTCCACCTACCTTATTTCACGCGCCAACTTCATCGCCTGCCACCAGTTTGAATTTCTGGAAAAGGTCAACGTGCTTGAGGCCGCCGAGGACGGTGCGACCTTCCTGCTCAACAGCCCCTGGGGGCCGGAGGAAGTCTGGCAGCATCTGCCCCGCACCATGCAGCAAACTATCCTCAACCGGCACCTGCGCCTCTTCGTCATTGACGGCTACACGGTCGCTCGCAATGTGGGCATGGGCAACCGCATCAATACGGTCATGCAGACCTGCTTCTTCGCCATCAGCGGCGTGCTGCCGCGCGAAGAAGCCATCGCGCAAATCAAAAAAGCAATTCGCAAAACCTACAGCAAGCGTGGCGAAGCCGTGGTGGAGCAGAACTTCGCCGCCGTCGATGCGGCGCTCGCGCATCTGCACGAGGTCACAATACCCGAGGCGGTCAGCGCCGGCTTTGACATTCTGCCGGTCATCTCTGACGTCGCGCCAGCCTTCGTGCATCATGTGCTCGGCGCCATCGCCGGCGGCCACGGCGACAGCCTGCCGGTCAGCGCCCTGCCGCCAGGCGGAACCTTCCCGACCGCCACAGCCAAATGGGAGAAGCGCAACATCGCGCAGTTCATTCCCGTCTGGGACGAAGAGCTATGCATCCAGTGCGGCAAGTGCGTGCTCGTCTGCCCGCATGCGGTCATTCGCGCCAAGGTGTATGACAGCGCTCTCGCCGCCGATGCTCCGGCCACCTTCAAACATGCCACGCCCAAATGGCGGGGCATGGACAACCAGCTTTACTCGCTGCAGGTTGCGCCCGAGGACTGCACCGGATGCACCCTCTGCGTCGAAGTGTGCCCGGCAAAGAGCAAAGCTGACCCCTCGCACAAGGCGCTCAACATGCAGCCGCAGCAGCCGCTGCGTGCCGCCGAGCGCGAGAACTGGGACTTCTTTGAGCATCTGCCGGCCGTGCAGCGCAACCGCGTCTCGCACACGCTGATCAAAGACGTGCAACTGCTGGAGCCTCTCTTCGAGTTCTCCGGTGCATGCGCCGGCTGCGGAGAGACGCCCTACATCAAGCTGCTCACGCAACTCTTCGGCGACCGCCTGCTCATTGCCAATGCCACCGGCTGCTCTTCCATCTACGGCGGCAATCTGCCCACCACGCCTTACTGTCAGGACGAAGAGGGCCGCGGCCCCGCATGGGCAAATTCACTCTTTGAAGACAACGCCGAGTTTGGCCTCGGCATGCGGCTCGCGCTAGACCAGCAAAAGTCCTACGCCGAAGCGCTGCTGGCCAGGCTGGCTCCCTCACTCGATGCGCCACTCGTCCAGTCCATTCTCACGGCCGATCAATCCGGCGAAGATGGCATCGCCGCACAGCGCGCTCGCATTGCCGAGCTGAAACAGAAACTTGCCGCCCTCGACACGCCCGATGCTCATCACCTCATCGCCGTCGCCGACACGCTCGCTCGCAAGAGCGTCTGGATCATCGGTGGAGACGGCTGGGCCTATGACATCGGCTTCGGCGGTCTCGATCACGTCCTCGGCTCCGGCCAGAACGTCAAGGTGCTCGTCCTCGATACCGAGGTCTACTCCAACACCGGCGGCCAGATGTCCAAGTCCACGCCGCGTGCAGCCGTTGCCAAGTTCGCCGCCGGCGGCAAAGCCACCAGCAAAAAAGATCTCGCCATGGAGGCCGTCGCCTACGGCTCGGTATATGTCGCGCGTGTCGCGCTGGGCGCTAACGATACCCACACCCTCAAGGCATTTCAGGAGGCGGAAGCCTGGGATGGCCCGGCCATCCTCATCGCCTACAGCCATTGCATCGCGCACGGCTATGACATGGCGCAAGGGCTCAGCCACCAAAAGGCTGCCGTCGAAACCGGCTACTGGCCGCTCATGCGCTACAACCCGGCGCTGCGCCAGCAAGGCAAGAATCCCTTCCTGCTCGACTCGCGCGCTCCATCGCTGCCGCTCAAAGACTTCATCTACAACGAAACGCGCTACACCATGCTGCTGCGTGCTCATCCTGATCTGGCCGAAAAGCTGCTGCAGGAGGCCACCGACGACGTCGAGCGCACCTGGCGCGTTTATGCCGGACGCGCCGCCATGCCCGGGCGCGAAGCCACCCCCCACATTTCGCCCGCCGCGGGCGAAGTCTCCAAAGCAGACGAAAAAGCGGCCATGGCCGCAACGGCCAAAGCATCCAACTGA
- a CDS encoding sensor histidine kinase: protein MRKSYSLRRRLIVTVLLLEVALALGISGATLIYTRHDQFRAFDLMLRGRADSLLGAVQDAEDASDTVKVDLHALDLRRGDLWQVVEQNGRVLAQSARWTPDCREAILHGQYRNFRLHNGHYRGIVLHGVRQIDADDGGPGIARPVTIYYAASVHHVYEEVQRAGQFLLLANGILLLITGTILVFLLRRGLAPLDHLNRAAAQVQPSQPLFRTPEDVALVEELGALAATLESATLRLDEGFRQQQIFLHNAAHELKTAVTIVKSSLQLLASRPRSSEDYHAGLNLCLADCGRMEELVQSMLLLARLEQPALRAQTVCNITEAALAAAAQFERMAQSGQIELHAETDDPAWVPVDAEAAATLLSNLVVNALQHTPPARNVWIRVQTQPGNVRLQIEDQGEGIPPEDLPHVFERFYRGDRSRSRATGGTGLGLAICKAIVESCGGSIAIRSQPGKGTCVDVLLPASQHHRA, encoded by the coding sequence ATGAGAAAGTCCTACTCACTTCGGCGCCGGCTCATCGTCACAGTTCTGCTGCTGGAGGTGGCGCTCGCGCTCGGCATCAGCGGCGCCACCCTCATCTACACGCGCCACGATCAGTTTCGCGCCTTTGACCTCATGCTGCGGGGCCGCGCAGATTCTCTGCTGGGTGCGGTGCAGGACGCGGAAGACGCCTCCGATACCGTCAAGGTCGATTTGCACGCGCTCGATCTGCGCCGGGGCGATCTCTGGCAGGTTGTCGAACAGAATGGCCGCGTTCTGGCTCAATCCGCACGTTGGACACCGGACTGCCGCGAAGCCATTCTGCACGGACAATACCGCAACTTTCGCTTACACAATGGGCACTATCGCGGCATCGTCCTCCACGGAGTTCGTCAAATCGACGCTGACGATGGAGGACCCGGCATCGCGCGCCCGGTGACCATCTATTACGCCGCCTCTGTCCACCACGTTTATGAGGAGGTCCAGCGCGCCGGGCAATTTCTGCTTCTCGCCAACGGCATTCTGCTGCTCATCACCGGGACGATCCTCGTCTTCCTCTTGCGCCGGGGCCTCGCGCCCTTGGACCACCTCAATCGCGCCGCCGCGCAGGTGCAGCCCTCGCAACCGCTCTTCCGCACCCCTGAAGATGTTGCGCTCGTTGAGGAGCTGGGCGCGCTGGCCGCAACTCTGGAATCCGCGACTCTTCGTCTGGATGAGGGCTTCCGCCAGCAGCAGATCTTTCTGCACAATGCCGCGCACGAGCTCAAAACGGCTGTCACCATTGTGAAGTCGTCGCTGCAGTTGCTCGCCTCGCGTCCACGCTCCAGCGAGGACTATCACGCCGGTCTCAACCTCTGCCTCGCCGATTGCGGCCGCATGGAAGAGCTTGTGCAGAGCATGCTTCTGCTGGCTCGGCTCGAACAGCCGGCATTGCGCGCGCAAACTGTCTGCAACATCACCGAGGCCGCTCTGGCTGCGGCTGCCCAGTTTGAGCGGATGGCGCAGTCTGGGCAGATTGAGCTTCATGCCGAAACCGACGATCCCGCCTGGGTACCCGTCGATGCCGAAGCAGCCGCAACGCTGCTCTCCAACCTCGTCGTGAACGCGCTGCAGCACACTCCACCTGCTCGAAATGTATGGATCCGCGTGCAGACGCAGCCCGGCAATGTGCGCCTGCAAATCGAGGACCAGGGCGAAGGCATTCCACCGGAAGACCTGCCGCATGTCTTTGAGCGCTTCTATCGCGGCGACCGTTCCCGCTCTCGCGCCACGGGCGGCACCGGCCTCGGCCTCGCCATCTGCAAAGCCATTGTGGAAAGCTGCGGCGGCAGCATCGCCATCCGCAGCCAGCCGGGCAAGGGCACCTGCGTCGACGTCCTGTTGCCAGCCTCGCAGCATCATCGCGCCTGA
- a CDS encoding RNA-binding S4 domain-containing protein, protein MESVRMDKWLWAARFFKTRALASKACELGRVQANGLDVKASRDVRVGQRLTIRNEGGTFEVDVLGVSEMRGPAAVAQELYRETEESRAARAQAAEQHKAMAAYSVADAGRPSKRDRRLIQKFRGRG, encoded by the coding sequence ATGGAATCGGTGCGCATGGACAAATGGCTGTGGGCGGCGCGCTTCTTCAAAACGCGCGCGCTGGCGTCGAAGGCCTGTGAACTGGGCCGCGTGCAGGCGAATGGCCTCGATGTCAAGGCTTCGCGCGACGTGCGTGTGGGGCAGCGGCTGACGATCCGCAACGAGGGCGGTACGTTTGAAGTGGATGTGCTGGGCGTCAGCGAGATGCGCGGCCCGGCGGCGGTGGCGCAGGAACTGTATCGCGAAACCGAAGAGAGCCGCGCCGCGCGGGCACAGGCCGCCGAGCAGCACAAGGCCATGGCGGCCTACAGCGTGGCCGATGCCGGAAGGCCGAGCAAGCGGGATCGCCGGCTTATTCAGAAGTTTCGCGGCCGAGGGTAA
- a CDS encoding pectinesterase family protein: protein MAHAANVTVLVRPGAPMFQPGEKPHGIEVFPTIENALDHAPLPPPGGRVIIRIMPGVYHERIWVPQNRKNVTLIGLGKTPAETVITAGHYAKEAGGTFFTETAEIAGNGFEADNLTFANSAGNVGQAVAVSVLADRVIFKHCRFLGYQDTLFANYGRQYYVDDFIEGAVDFIFGDAAAVFDQSEIHAVAPGYLTAQSRLRPDAKTGFVILNSRITLAPGIGEGMERHGREYVALGRPWRRYSRVVYLNTLMPAGILPQGWSRWGISDSYKTTFYAEAGSHGPGATMSERVPWERKLSAAQSRVFEPQNFLRGKDGWNPVAAAARLP, encoded by the coding sequence ATGGCCCACGCCGCGAATGTGACGGTGCTGGTGCGCCCCGGCGCGCCGATGTTTCAGCCGGGCGAGAAGCCGCATGGGATAGAGGTGTTTCCCACCATCGAGAATGCGCTCGATCATGCTCCGCTGCCGCCGCCGGGCGGCCGGGTGATCATTCGCATCATGCCGGGGGTGTATCACGAGCGGATCTGGGTTCCGCAGAACCGGAAGAATGTGACGCTGATCGGGCTGGGAAAGACTCCGGCAGAGACGGTGATCACGGCTGGCCATTATGCGAAGGAGGCTGGCGGAACATTTTTCACCGAGACGGCTGAGATTGCCGGAAACGGATTTGAGGCCGACAATCTCACCTTTGCCAACAGCGCGGGCAATGTGGGGCAGGCGGTGGCGGTTTCAGTGCTGGCTGATCGCGTGATCTTCAAGCATTGCCGCTTTCTCGGTTATCAGGACACGCTGTTTGCCAACTATGGCCGCCAATATTACGTGGATGACTTCATTGAGGGGGCTGTGGACTTTATTTTTGGCGATGCCGCGGCGGTGTTTGACCAGAGCGAGATTCATGCCGTGGCGCCGGGCTATCTGACCGCGCAGAGCCGGTTGCGTCCGGATGCGAAGACGGGATTTGTGATTCTCAACAGCAGGATCACGCTGGCCCCCGGCATTGGTGAGGGCATGGAACGGCATGGACGCGAATATGTTGCGCTGGGGCGGCCCTGGCGGCGGTATTCGCGGGTGGTTTACCTGAACACTTTGATGCCCGCCGGGATTCTGCCGCAGGGGTGGTCGCGGTGGGGGATATCGGATTCCTACAAGACTACGTTTTATGCCGAGGCGGGTTCGCATGGGCCGGGCGCGACGATGAGTGAGCGGGTGCCGTGGGAACGGAAGTTGTCTGCGGCGCAGAGCAGAGTGTTTGAGCCGCAGAATTTTCTGCGCGGCAAGGATGGATGGAACCCGGTTGCGGCGGCTGCCAGGCTGCCTTGA